From Vallitalea longa, one genomic window encodes:
- a CDS encoding HAD family hydrolase: MKKYRAIFFDWDGTAVVSRTASADKVIKPMIELLKQEIKLIIISGTTYENINGGLLHTLVPQEYLGNLYLGLGRGAYNYGFTGGEPVLMNCILPNAEEKILIHKITFSVHQYLLQKHNLNTDIVFSRPNYCKLDIMVDKNRKDKLFLQIDEISQAETLLKKHGLKNGLTDIINICKEIAHKYSINIDVTTDAKYVEIGISTKSDNVNYFMDKVIAANSITKEECCFFGDEFTYLTDDIRGSDAYMITNQTIDCDFFDVSSKPLKLPTNVNHIGGGTDKFIDFLSRQCKL; encoded by the coding sequence ATGAAAAAATATAGAGCTATTTTCTTTGATTGGGATGGAACGGCAGTTGTTTCAAGAACTGCTTCTGCGGATAAAGTCATTAAGCCAATGATCGAATTGTTAAAACAGGAAATCAAGCTTATTATTATTAGTGGTACGACTTATGAAAATATAAATGGTGGGTTATTACATACATTGGTACCGCAAGAATATTTAGGTAATCTCTATTTGGGGCTAGGAAGAGGTGCATATAATTATGGTTTTACAGGAGGAGAACCAGTTTTGATGAATTGCATATTACCTAATGCTGAGGAGAAGATTCTTATTCATAAGATAACTTTTTCAGTTCATCAATATCTTTTACAGAAGCATAATCTTAATACAGATATTGTATTCAGTAGACCTAATTATTGTAAACTTGATATAATGGTTGATAAGAATAGAAAAGATAAATTATTTTTACAGATTGATGAAATAAGTCAAGCTGAAACACTACTAAAAAAACATGGACTAAAAAATGGATTAACGGATATTATAAATATTTGCAAAGAAATCGCTCATAAATATAGTATTAATATAGATGTAACTACTGATGCAAAATATGTGGAAATAGGTATTAGTACCAAAAGTGATAATGTGAATTATTTTATGGATAAAGTTATTGCAGCTAATAGTATTACCAAAGAAGAGTGCTGCTTTTTCGGTGATGAATTTACATACTTAACTGATGACATCAGAGGAAGTGATGCATATATGATAACCAATCAAACAATTGATTGTGATTTCTTTGATGTTTCTAGTAAGCCATTGAAACTTCCAACTAATGTTAATCATATAGGAGGTGGAACAGATAAGTTCATTGATTTTTTAAGTAGACAGTGTAAATTATAA
- a CDS encoding ABC transporter substrate-binding protein, producing the protein MKKNKLLLVLLITMISITGCKQEIVKKNQTEILLMHGWDGIGKDHVAMRNIFEDFEKENPDIKFLINSYPYSNVIVEKANDMLAVDKMPDIIFTSGISSFLTYANKKHKALDLMPYLLADAELNNNIHPQILKMWAKDEEIYTIPDVLEIIGYWYNEEIFRKAKITDDGSVDGEVVVPKTWEQFWQACDKINEYNIENNTDIKIFELHDNFSVGTFLGARVAGYNTSGTEFMNIIHPTDFDVEPFVNSIKDIKRLKNYNVDILDGNINDTRYNFRNGNSAIYINGVWDSIQLEDSSIKDNIKYATFPGYDGNTISFVSASSGYVVSNEQSQEKIDACIRFIKYMMSEEVQLRIALETKQAPQNPNLNMEVLENKDPLFGNALKVSENATIQLPSIETLWNIKVLNGIGNNLDDVINNKISVEDFIVNINAICNQIN; encoded by the coding sequence ATGAAAAAAAATAAATTATTATTGGTACTGTTAATAACAATGATATCTATAACAGGGTGTAAACAAGAAATAGTGAAGAAAAATCAAACGGAGATTTTATTGATGCATGGATGGGATGGCATAGGTAAGGATCATGTTGCCATGAGAAATATTTTTGAGGATTTTGAAAAGGAGAATCCTGATATTAAGTTTTTAATAAATTCTTATCCCTATTCTAATGTAATAGTAGAAAAAGCTAATGATATGTTAGCTGTAGATAAAATGCCGGATATTATATTTACAAGTGGGATTTCAAGTTTTTTAACTTATGCAAATAAAAAACATAAAGCTCTAGATTTAATGCCGTATTTACTTGCTGATGCAGAGCTGAATAACAATATACATCCTCAAATACTAAAAATGTGGGCAAAAGATGAGGAAATATATACGATTCCTGATGTGTTGGAAATCATAGGGTACTGGTATAATGAAGAAATTTTCAGAAAGGCTAAGATTACCGATGATGGGAGTGTTGACGGTGAAGTTGTAGTGCCTAAAACTTGGGAGCAATTCTGGCAGGCATGTGATAAGATTAATGAATATAATATTGAGAACAATACAGATATCAAGATTTTTGAACTTCATGATAATTTTTCTGTCGGTACATTTTTAGGAGCTAGAGTTGCAGGCTATAATACTTCTGGAACTGAATTCATGAATATCATACATCCCACTGATTTTGATGTGGAGCCATTTGTCAATAGTATTAAAGATATTAAGAGACTAAAGAATTATAATGTAGATATTTTAGATGGTAACATTAATGATACACGTTATAATTTTAGAAATGGGAATAGCGCAATATATATTAATGGTGTATGGGATAGTATTCAATTAGAGGATTCAAGCATAAAAGATAATATCAAGTATGCAACTTTCCCTGGATATGATGGTAATACAATATCTTTTGTTTCGGCTTCTTCAGGATATGTAGTCAGTAACGAACAAAGTCAGGAAAAAATTGATGCATGTATCAGGTTCATTAAGTATATGATGAGTGAAGAAGTACAGCTTAGGATAGCGCTTGAAACGAAACAAGCTCCACAAAACCCTAATCTTAATATGGAGGTGCTGGAAAATAAGGACCCTCTGTTTGGTAATGCATTGAAAGTATCCGAAAATGCAACAATTCAATTACCATCTATAGAAACGTTATGGAATATTAAAGTACTTAATGGTATAGGTAATAATTTAGATGATGTCATTAATAATAAAATATCTGTAGAAGATTTTATTGTTAATATTAATGCTATCTGTAATCAGATAAACTGA